A stretch of the Actinoalloteichus fjordicus genome encodes the following:
- a CDS encoding dihydrolipoyl dehydrogenase family protein: protein MDQKKIEHQTEFDVIVIGGGAVGENVAARAVQGGLRAVIVEAELLGGECSYWACMPSKALLRPGSALAAARRVPGAREAVTGRLDVAEVLKERDAIASDWKDDGQLDWARSSGIAVIKGTARITGPRRVRVEDADGTREITAVQAVVVCTGSAPRTPPIPGLDEIRTWTSRDATSARSVPRRLAVLGGGPVGVELAQAWARLGSNVTLINGGPRLLQSFEDFAGELVAEGLREDGVEVLLDTTLERVGAEAGGIALRTDEGRRIKADELLVATGRSPATHAIGLDVVGLTPGEPLRVDDSGQVTGIEGSWLYAAGDVTGRAPLTHQGKYAARVVGDVIAGRAAGTPEARSASPWSRFAATADHTAVPQVVFTDPEVAAVGFTADAARQAGLRTRVVDLDIAVGGSSVHAKDYRGRARMVVDEDRRVLVGVTFAGYDVAELLHAATIAIVGEVPIDRLWHAVPAYPTISEVWLRLLEKYGL, encoded by the coding sequence GTGGATCAGAAGAAGATCGAACATCAGACGGAGTTCGACGTCATCGTGATCGGTGGCGGAGCGGTCGGCGAGAACGTCGCGGCCCGTGCAGTGCAGGGCGGGTTGCGAGCGGTGATCGTCGAGGCGGAGCTGTTGGGTGGCGAGTGCTCCTACTGGGCGTGCATGCCGAGCAAGGCACTGCTGCGGCCGGGCAGCGCGCTCGCCGCCGCCCGCCGAGTCCCCGGCGCGCGCGAGGCGGTGACCGGCCGGCTGGACGTCGCCGAGGTCCTCAAGGAACGGGACGCCATCGCCTCCGACTGGAAGGACGACGGACAGCTCGACTGGGCGCGCAGCAGCGGCATCGCCGTGATCAAGGGGACCGCACGCATCACCGGACCACGTCGGGTCCGTGTCGAGGACGCCGACGGCACCCGCGAGATCACCGCCGTCCAGGCCGTGGTCGTCTGCACCGGCAGCGCCCCACGCACCCCGCCGATCCCCGGACTCGACGAGATCCGTACCTGGACCTCCAGGGACGCGACCTCCGCCCGCTCGGTGCCCCGGCGGCTCGCCGTCCTCGGCGGCGGACCGGTCGGCGTCGAGCTGGCACAGGCCTGGGCACGCCTCGGCTCCAACGTCACCCTCATCAACGGCGGGCCGCGCCTCCTCCAGAGTTTCGAGGACTTCGCGGGCGAACTGGTCGCCGAAGGGCTGCGCGAGGACGGCGTCGAGGTCCTGCTCGACACCACGCTGGAGCGGGTCGGTGCCGAAGCGGGCGGCATCGCCCTGCGAACGGACGAAGGCAGGCGGATCAAGGCCGATGAACTCCTCGTCGCGACCGGTCGGAGCCCGGCGACTCACGCGATCGGGCTGGACGTGGTCGGCCTGACCCCCGGCGAGCCGCTCCGCGTCGATGATTCCGGGCAGGTGACGGGCATCGAGGGCAGCTGGCTGTACGCGGCGGGCGACGTCACCGGCCGGGCTCCGCTGACCCACCAGGGCAAGTACGCGGCACGGGTGGTCGGCGACGTGATCGCGGGGCGCGCGGCGGGAACGCCGGAGGCCCGCAGCGCCTCGCCGTGGAGCCGTTTCGCGGCCACCGCCGACCACACCGCCGTCCCGCAGGTCGTGTTCACCGACCCCGAGGTCGCCGCCGTCGGATTCACTGCGGACGCCGCTCGACAGGCGGGCCTGCGCACCAGGGTCGTCGACCTGGACATCGCCGTCGGTGGCTCCTCGGTTCATGCCAAGGACTATCGCGGCCGGGCCCGCATGGTCGTCGACGAGGATCGACGAGTCCTGGTCGGCGTCACGTTCGCGGGCTACGACGTGGCCGAGCTGCTGCACGCGGCGACCATCGCCATCGTCGGCGAGGTGCCGATCGATCGACTCTGGCACGCGGTGCCCGCGTACCCGACGATCAGCGAGGTCTGGTTGCGGCTGTTGGAGAAGTACGGGCTCTGA